The following are encoded together in the Candidatus Korarchaeota archaeon NZ13-K genome:
- a CDS encoding ASCH domain-containing protein, whose amino-acid sequence MKVLRFRGKYRDAIISGRKRTTIRRESSLRPGDLVMVEVGEERIGEALIKCVEEVCVEELNDELAEEDGFGSLSELLMELRSIYGDDVLREGTKLKLIRFEIVRRESA is encoded by the coding sequence ATGAAGGTCCTCAGGTTCAGGGGGAAGTACAGGGACGCCATAATCTCGGGTAGGAAGAGGACCACGATAAGGAGGGAGAGCTCCCTGAGGCCGGGAGATCTTGTCATGGTGGAGGTGGGGGAGGAGAGGATAGGTGAGGCCCTGATAAAGTGCGTGGAGGAGGTTTGCGTGGAGGAGCTGAACGATGAGCTTGCGGAGGAGGATGGCTTCGGGAGCCTGAGCGAGCTCCTGATGGAGCTTAGATCCATATATGGGGACGATGTCCTGAGGGAGGGGACCAAGCTTAAGTTGATAAGGTTCGAGATCGTGAGGAGGGAGTCTGCATGA